A single region of the Acidobacteriota bacterium genome encodes:
- a CDS encoding S1/P1 nuclease, with product MPTRRWNLIVLFALLLALTTPVHAWNDFGHEVVARIAWQELEPEVRSRVLALFRQAPRDSLMHCLDLNQDRRRGCGRFAYRLGDAESSEDGDRILFERAAYWPDLARQLDKYNRPTWHYIGWTWRQGADGTAHDTDLPVPEPNAVSQLVELARSVADTSVRPGRRAIHLAWIFHLVGDVHQPLHAASRVTDRRDEREGDRGGNGFGLDEWNRNLHAFWDGALDGRFRAGHRRQALAQLTSRANRQPPPEQFWRAFGELRDREYEARKDRVAAEARARHPLDDAVRANLKSGDFEAWARESNQIVRNTLYPPDLIRGEAPSGAYADRAYDISLQRAALAGYRLADLLTNLLAP from the coding sequence ATGCCTACACGACGATGGAATCTGATCGTCCTGTTCGCGCTCCTCCTGGCGCTGACGACGCCCGTTCACGCCTGGAACGACTTCGGCCACGAGGTCGTGGCCCGCATCGCCTGGCAGGAACTCGAACCTGAGGTCCGGAGTCGGGTCCTGGCGTTGTTCCGGCAGGCGCCTCGGGACAGCCTGATGCACTGTCTCGATCTGAACCAGGATCGGCGTCGGGGCTGCGGTCGGTTCGCCTACCGCCTGGGGGATGCCGAGAGCAGCGAAGACGGCGACCGGATCCTGTTCGAGCGGGCCGCCTACTGGCCCGACCTGGCGCGGCAGCTCGACAAGTACAACCGTCCGACCTGGCACTACATCGGCTGGACCTGGCGCCAGGGTGCCGACGGGACCGCCCACGACACGGATCTGCCGGTGCCCGAGCCGAATGCCGTGAGCCAGTTGGTCGAACTTGCGCGGTCCGTTGCCGATACGTCCGTTCGGCCGGGCAGGCGGGCCATCCACCTGGCCTGGATCTTTCACCTCGTCGGCGACGTCCATCAGCCGCTCCACGCCGCGTCGCGGGTCACCGATCGGCGGGACGAGCGCGAAGGCGACCGCGGTGGCAACGGCTTCGGTCTCGACGAGTGGAACCGGAATCTGCACGCCTTCTGGGACGGGGCCCTGGACGGCCGGTTCCGGGCCGGGCACCGGCGGCAGGCGCTTGCTCAGTTGACCTCCCGGGCCAACCGCCAACCGCCGCCCGAGCAGTTCTGGAGGGCCTTCGGCGAACTCCGCGACCGCGAGTACGAGGCCCGCAAGGACCGGGTCGCGGCCGAGGCTCGCGCGCGCCACCCGCTCGACGACGCGGTGCGGGCGAACCTCAAGTCCGGCGACTTCGAAGCCTGGGCACGGGAGTCCAACCAGATCGTCCGGAACACCCTCTATCCCCCCGACCTCATTCGCGGGGAAGCACCGTCCGGTGCCTACGCCGACCGGGCCTACGACATCTCCCTGCAGCGCGCCGCCCTCGCCGGCTACCGCCTGGCCGACCTCCTCACCAACCTCCTGGCGCCCTAG
- the thpR gene encoding RNA 2',3'-cyclic phosphodiesterase translates to MPRLFVALDLPPELKAAVRSLQFGLRNARWLDDAGLHLTLAFIGEVDGPAVERVEDALAEVEAEPIHVELHGLGCFPGRGDPRVLWTGAAPKAELAALAAAVARALRRAGVALKRRRFTPHVSLVRFRRPPPRVDLERYLATHSLFRSPVCEVASFHLYSSILHPSGARHTIEATYPLERNEDGAN, encoded by the coding sequence TTGCCCCGTCTGTTCGTTGCCCTCGACCTGCCTCCGGAGTTGAAGGCGGCCGTCCGAAGCCTGCAGTTCGGCCTTCGAAACGCCCGTTGGCTGGACGACGCCGGTCTGCATCTCACGCTGGCGTTCATCGGCGAGGTCGACGGCCCTGCCGTGGAGCGGGTCGAAGATGCTCTGGCCGAGGTCGAGGCCGAACCGATCCATGTCGAGCTTCACGGCCTCGGTTGCTTTCCCGGGCGCGGCGACCCGCGAGTGTTGTGGACGGGCGCGGCGCCCAAGGCCGAGCTTGCGGCCCTTGCCGCCGCTGTCGCGCGGGCCCTCCGGCGAGCCGGCGTGGCGCTGAAGCGCCGGAGGTTCACTCCCCACGTCAGTCTGGTTCGATTCCGCCGGCCGCCGCCGCGCGTTGACCTGGAGAGGTACCTGGCGACCCACTCCCTGTTCCGCAGCCCGGTCTGCGAAGTCGCGTCGTTTCATCTGTACTCGAGCATCCTGCACCCGTCGGGGGCGCGCCACACGATCGAGGCGACGTACCCGCTGGAGCGAAACGAAGACGGAGCCAACTGA
- a CDS encoding FxLYD domain-containing protein — protein sequence MKKILVPMFLILALAACDDFRSPAGVGEGAEGSGHSESGESGGELGESGNRYNPGDTAYESRQGVDLVMSHYRPGDRFEGTITNTTGRPISNVRVEIHLSNGTELGPTPNVTLAAGEMLDVELDAAGQSFAWWSVHVEIGSSGS from the coding sequence ATGAAGAAGATCTTGGTGCCGATGTTCCTGATCCTTGCCCTGGCGGCCTGCGACGACTTCCGCAGCCCCGCCGGGGTGGGAGAGGGAGCGGAAGGGAGCGGACACAGCGAAAGCGGTGAAAGCGGAGGAGAGTTGGGCGAGTCCGGAAACCGTTACAACCCTGGAGACACGGCCTACGAAAGCCGCCAGGGCGTCGACCTTGTGATGTCTCACTACAGGCCTGGCGACAGATTCGAGGGGACGATCACAAACACGACCGGCCGGCCGATCTCCAACGTCCGGGTGGAGATCCACCTGTCGAACGGAACGGAACTGGGCCCCACGCCGAACGTCACGCTGGCTGCCGGCGAGATGCTGGACGTCGAGCTCGACGCGGCGGGCCAGAGCTTCGCCTGGTGGTCGGTCCACGTCGAGATCGGCAGCAGCGGCTCCTAG
- a CDS encoding alpha/beta hydrolase: MTAAAAPTALRVEPATAPPVRRRIEASGTELEVYEWGRPDQPGILLAHGIQDFALTLAPVAEALAADHRVVAYDLRGHGDSAHPGIYTMAHHIADLHAVFLDSELKRPLVIGHSLGGQVVAQWAGIFAELPRAIVLIEGLGPPYALNRFPEEVKQKRARMGIEALTHPRKHRMVASRNHAWDLLKRVHPRLDPDRAREFVDLGTRPLASGGLEWKWDPQVVMTWMSNVPEASEERWSWVTCPTLILTAALANEFWSSRRGVDEQHATPEPAEVARRISLFRNGEHEEIAAAGHMVHYDAPDQLVESIRGFVERLPSAD; this comes from the coding sequence ATGACCGCCGCCGCAGCCCCGACCGCGCTTCGCGTCGAACCGGCGACCGCCCCACCGGTGCGGCGCCGCATCGAGGCGAGCGGCACCGAGCTCGAGGTCTACGAGTGGGGCCGTCCGGACCAGCCCGGAATCCTCCTCGCCCACGGCATCCAGGACTTCGCCCTGACGCTCGCACCCGTGGCGGAGGCGCTCGCGGCGGACCACCGGGTGGTGGCCTACGATCTCCGGGGCCACGGGGACAGCGCCCATCCCGGCATCTACACGATGGCCCACCACATCGCCGACCTGCACGCCGTCTTCCTGGACAGTGAACTCAAGCGGCCGCTCGTCATCGGGCACAGCCTCGGAGGCCAGGTCGTCGCCCAGTGGGCCGGCATCTTCGCCGAACTGCCACGGGCCATCGTGCTGATCGAGGGTCTCGGTCCGCCCTATGCGCTGAACCGCTTCCCCGAAGAGGTCAAGCAGAAGCGGGCCAGGATGGGGATCGAAGCGCTGACCCACCCGCGCAAACACCGGATGGTCGCGTCCAGGAACCACGCCTGGGACCTGCTGAAGCGCGTCCACCCCCGCCTCGATCCGGACCGCGCCCGCGAGTTCGTCGATCTAGGCACTCGACCCCTCGCCTCAGGAGGCCTGGAGTGGAAGTGGGATCCCCAGGTGGTCATGACCTGGATGTCGAACGTGCCTGAAGCCTCGGAGGAACGCTGGAGCTGGGTCACCTGCCCCACCCTCATCCTCACCGCGGCCCTCGCCAACGAGTTCTGGAGCAGCCGCCGCGGCGTCGACGAACAGCACGCCACGCCTGAACCGGCCGAAGTCGCGCGCCGCATCTCCCTGTTTCGGAACGGCGAACACGAGGAGATCGCCGCGGCAGGCCACATGGTCCACTACGACGCCCCGGATCAACTCGTCGAGTCGATCCGGGGCTTCGTGGAGCGGCTGCCTTCAGCCGACTAG
- a CDS encoding sialidase: protein MRHRAFLVLLLCAAAAAAQPAAETPPQLLDAFTFRHIGPIGNRVSAVAGVPGDPRTYYAGAASGGLWRSNDGGVGWEPIFDRQEAASIGSIAVAPSDPNVIWVGTGESFIRSNISIGNGVYRSTDAGDSFEHLGLDRTGRIGRIIVHPEDPDTALVAALGHAYGPQERDEAGRGVFRTTDGGATWEHALFVDADTGIIDLAYTPDNPRQVYAAAWQIEIRTSGRTSGGPGSGLYRSRDGGATWAPLESPGLPEPPLGKIGLAVSAHDPDRVYALIETSSNRDFAPSDPFAGVLWRSDDRGDSWRLISRDLNLITRPLYYTRMAAAPDRADEITFVATRQSVSLDGGRTLATEGFDQPGWDHHDIWIDPVDPDRRIVGHDGGVSITNDRGHSWYRPQLPIAQMYHVSTDDRVPYYVYGNRQDGPSMRGPSRVLYGGRTAGIPVGEWHSVGGCEVGFSMVHRADPDLVWTGCYDGQLELYDLRSGQARDVSVWPLAIEGSPASDLEYRFQWTAPFATSPHDPEAVYAGSQFVHRSRDRGQSWERISPDLTTADPALMRRTGGLTFDDAGPTIAPVVFAIAESPIEPGLIWAGTNDGQVQLTRDGGTSWTNVTANLPGLPPLGTVRNIDPSNVDAGTAYVAIDRHQEGDTTPYVFRTNDYGATWTDLAAGLPRGPLANVHAIREDPEEPGLLFLGTENALWVSFDDGTGWQRLSRRGDGEANLPPAPVHWIGVQEHFDDLVVATYGRGIWILDDLTPLRAITRGLSNDGPELLPPRVTYRFRTRGAPMAQPDVPATGTNPPYGALLHYWIPATASGETPSNVDAESQRRATIRIRDARGNLIRALDDLPAEPGLHRTDWDLRHEPTTQVRLMTKPDERPDWEMPEQGWRPLPDGGRFSMLAAPGSYRLELVLREDGSGADDEAEDVVEPNSAVEMDLLLDPDSPASTDDLATQHALLAEIRDGIETAARVINGAERLRRDLRQLEDRLRESDEADLAEAAAHVTPLIEELRAIQEAFFDLRLTGTGQDSLRWQRRLYARLTYIARSVGQADARPTDQQLALWQRLSAQLAEQRDRFDATLAGPLATLNRTLAESGFQLVAPP from the coding sequence TTGCGTCACAGAGCGTTCCTCGTCCTACTGCTCTGTGCTGCCGCCGCGGCCGCCCAGCCGGCCGCGGAGACGCCGCCCCAGCTTCTCGACGCATTCACGTTCCGTCACATCGGACCGATCGGTAACCGGGTTTCAGCGGTCGCCGGCGTCCCCGGCGATCCGCGGACCTACTACGCCGGCGCCGCTTCGGGCGGGCTCTGGCGCAGCAACGATGGCGGTGTCGGATGGGAGCCGATCTTCGACCGCCAGGAAGCCGCCTCGATCGGCTCGATCGCGGTCGCTCCCTCCGACCCGAACGTGATCTGGGTCGGGACCGGCGAGAGCTTCATCCGCAGCAACATCTCGATCGGCAACGGCGTCTATCGATCAACCGACGCCGGCGACAGCTTCGAACACCTCGGCCTTGACCGCACCGGCCGCATCGGGCGGATCATCGTCCATCCCGAAGACCCCGACACCGCACTGGTCGCGGCACTCGGCCACGCCTACGGGCCCCAGGAGCGTGACGAAGCAGGTCGCGGCGTCTTCCGCACGACCGACGGCGGCGCCACCTGGGAGCACGCCCTGTTCGTCGACGCCGACACCGGCATCATCGATCTCGCGTACACGCCGGACAATCCGCGGCAGGTCTACGCCGCCGCCTGGCAGATCGAGATCAGAACCTCCGGCCGCACCAGCGGCGGCCCCGGCAGCGGCCTCTACCGGTCCAGGGACGGCGGCGCCACGTGGGCGCCTCTCGAAAGCCCCGGTCTGCCCGAGCCGCCACTGGGCAAGATCGGACTCGCCGTGTCGGCCCACGATCCGGACCGCGTCTATGCCCTGATCGAGACGAGTTCGAACCGCGACTTCGCTCCCTCCGATCCCTTCGCCGGCGTCCTCTGGCGCTCCGACGACCGGGGCGACTCGTGGCGGTTGATCAGCCGCGACCTCAACCTGATCACCCGGCCGCTCTACTACACGCGAATGGCCGCCGCGCCCGACCGCGCGGACGAGATCACGTTCGTCGCCACCCGGCAGTCGGTCTCGCTCGACGGCGGCCGCACCCTCGCAACCGAGGGCTTCGACCAACCCGGCTGGGATCATCACGACATCTGGATCGATCCGGTCGATCCGGACCGAAGGATCGTCGGCCATGACGGCGGCGTCAGCATCACGAACGACCGCGGCCACTCCTGGTACCGCCCGCAACTGCCGATCGCCCAGATGTACCACGTGTCGACCGACGACCGGGTGCCCTACTACGTCTACGGCAACCGCCAGGACGGGCCCTCGATGCGCGGACCGAGCCGGGTGCTCTACGGCGGCCGCACGGCGGGCATTCCGGTCGGCGAGTGGCACTCGGTCGGCGGCTGCGAGGTCGGTTTCTCGATGGTCCACCGCGCCGACCCGGACCTGGTCTGGACCGGCTGCTACGACGGCCAGCTCGAACTCTACGACCTGCGCTCAGGCCAGGCCCGCGACGTCAGCGTCTGGCCGCTGGCGATCGAGGGTTCGCCCGCGTCGGACCTCGAGTACCGATTCCAGTGGACCGCCCCCTTCGCCACCTCGCCGCACGATCCGGAGGCCGTCTACGCGGGCAGCCAGTTCGTCCACAGGAGCCGCGACCGGGGCCAGAGCTGGGAGCGGATCTCGCCGGATCTGACGACCGCCGACCCCGCCCTGATGCGCCGCACCGGCGGTCTGACCTTCGACGACGCCGGCCCGACGATCGCGCCGGTCGTGTTCGCGATCGCGGAGAGCCCGATCGAGCCCGGCCTGATCTGGGCCGGCACGAACGACGGCCAGGTCCAGTTGACCCGGGACGGCGGCACATCCTGGACCAACGTGACGGCCAACCTCCCCGGCCTGCCGCCTCTCGGCACGGTTCGGAACATCGATCCTTCGAACGTCGACGCCGGCACGGCTTATGTCGCGATCGACCGTCACCAGGAGGGCGACACGACCCCCTACGTGTTCCGGACAAACGACTACGGCGCAACCTGGACCGATCTCGCAGCGGGCCTGCCGCGCGGCCCGCTCGCGAACGTCCACGCGATCCGCGAGGACCCGGAGGAACCGGGGCTGCTCTTCCTGGGCACTGAGAACGCCCTCTGGGTTTCCTTCGATGACGGCACCGGCTGGCAGCGTCTCTCCCGCCGTGGCGACGGCGAGGCGAACCTGCCTCCGGCGCCGGTGCACTGGATCGGGGTTCAGGAGCACTTCGACGACCTGGTCGTCGCCACCTATGGCCGCGGCATCTGGATCCTCGACGACCTGACCCCGCTACGCGCGATCACCCGCGGCCTGTCCAACGACGGCCCCGAGCTGCTGCCACCACGCGTCACCTACCGCTTCCGCACCCGCGGCGCGCCGATGGCCCAACCCGACGTTCCCGCGACCGGCACGAATCCGCCGTACGGCGCGCTGCTTCACTATTGGATTCCGGCAACCGCCTCCGGCGAAACGCCTTCCAACGTGGACGCCGAGAGTCAGAGGCGCGCGACGATCCGTATCCGCGACGCCCGTGGCAACCTGATCCGCGCCCTGGACGATCTGCCGGCGGAACCGGGCCTTCACCGCACCGACTGGGACCTCCGCCACGAGCCCACCACCCAGGTCCGGCTGATGACGAAGCCGGACGAACGGCCCGACTGGGAAATGCCCGAACAGGGCTGGCGGCCGCTTCCGGACGGCGGCCGCTTCTCGATGCTCGCGGCCCCGGGGAGCTACCGGCTCGAACTCGTCCTCCGTGAGGACGGGTCCGGGGCCGATGACGAGGCGGAAGATGTCGTCGAGCCGAACTCTGCGGTCGAGATGGACCTCCTGCTCGATCCGGACTCACCCGCTTCCACCGACGACCTGGCCACCCAGCACGCCCTGCTGGCGGAGATCCGCGACGGCATCGAAACCGCGGCCCGGGTGATCAACGGAGCGGAACGGCTCCGCCGCGACCTGCGCCAACTCGAAGATCGGCTGCGGGAAAGCGACGAGGCCGACCTGGCCGAAGCGGCGGCGCACGTCACCCCGCTGATAGAGGAACTCCGCGCGATCCAGGAGGCCTTCTTCGATCTGCGGCTCACCGGCACCGGCCAGGACAGTCTGCGCTGGCAGCGCCGGCTGTACGCGCGGCTCACCTACATCGCGCGCTCGGTCGGACAGGCGGACGCCCGGCCGACCGATCAGCAGCTCGCGCTGTGGCAACGGCTCAGTGCCCAACTCGCCGAGCAGCGAGACCGTTTCGACGCTACGCTTGCCGGCCCGCTGGCGACCCTCAACCGAACCCTGGCCGAAAGTGGCTTCCAACTGGTAGCTCCTCCATGA
- a CDS encoding D-2-hydroxyacid dehydrogenase, translated as MFDPRAQVRGRVLFSLVLCSLVVATPALAQTICMPQFFADALADLKDEHAGLRFLSGDDVDPGECEGLIAGYRGIENYLVADSKLRWIQSNSAGVEGFLEIPDLRDSDIVLTNAKIIQGPEIADHAFALLLNFTRNLKAFNAQMSEGWNTERELPMIELRGKTAVVIGLGGIGTQIAQRAAAFGMTVLAVDPKDIPIHRDVAYVGKPDGLDDLLPRADVVFSSVPHTPATEGMIGARQFELMKQDVYFINISRGKIVDTDALVAALTSGRVRAAGLDVTDPEPLPSDHPLWTMSNVTITPHLATISDRLEERRTKLLRDNITRFATGRPLRNVVNKQVGY; from the coding sequence ATGTTCGATCCTCGCGCTCAGGTTCGCGGACGGGTGCTGTTCAGCCTCGTTCTCTGTTCGTTGGTCGTCGCCACGCCGGCACTTGCCCAGACGATCTGCATGCCCCAGTTCTTCGCCGACGCCCTGGCCGACCTGAAGGACGAGCACGCCGGCCTCCGCTTCCTGTCCGGCGACGATGTCGATCCCGGCGAGTGCGAAGGTCTGATCGCGGGCTACCGCGGAATCGAGAACTACCTCGTCGCCGACAGCAAGCTGCGCTGGATCCAGAGCAACTCCGCCGGTGTCGAGGGCTTCCTCGAGATCCCCGACCTGCGCGACAGCGACATCGTGCTGACGAACGCGAAGATCATTCAGGGCCCGGAGATCGCCGACCACGCCTTCGCCCTGCTGCTCAACTTCACCCGCAACCTGAAGGCGTTCAACGCCCAGATGTCCGAGGGCTGGAACACGGAGCGAGAACTGCCGATGATCGAGCTCCGCGGGAAGACGGCCGTCGTGATCGGCCTGGGCGGCATCGGCACCCAGATCGCGCAGCGGGCCGCGGCCTTCGGCATGACCGTGCTCGCCGTCGATCCGAAGGACATTCCAATCCACCGCGACGTGGCCTACGTCGGCAAGCCGGACGGACTCGACGACCTGCTGCCCCGGGCCGACGTCGTCTTTTCCTCCGTGCCGCACACGCCGGCCACGGAGGGCATGATCGGCGCCCGCCAGTTCGAACTGATGAAGCAGGACGTCTACTTCATCAACATCTCGCGCGGCAAGATCGTCGACACGGACGCCCTGGTCGCCGCCCTCACGAGCGGCAGGGTCCGGGCCGCCGGCCTCGACGTCACGGATCCCGAACCGCTGCCGTCCGACCACCCGCTGTGGACCATGTCGAACGTGACGATCACGCCCCACCTGGCGACGATCTCCGATCGCCTGGAGGAGCGGCGGACGAAGCTGCTACGCGACAACATCACGCGCTTCGCGACCGGCAGACCGCTCCGCAACGTCGTCAACAAGCAGGTCGGCTACTAG
- the rpsN gene encoding 30S ribosomal protein S14: MATKASVAKNERRKKIVERYRERREELRALVRDERLPPEQRFEAQLLLNKLPRDASPVRVRNRCAVTGRPRGYYRKFGLSRIALRDLALRGELPGVIKASW; this comes from the coding sequence ATGGCCACCAAGGCATCGGTCGCCAAGAACGAGCGCCGCAAGAAGATCGTCGAGAGGTACCGGGAACGGAGGGAAGAGTTGCGCGCCCTGGTCAGGGATGAGCGCCTTCCCCCCGAGCAGCGCTTCGAGGCACAGCTTCTGCTGAACAAGCTCCCGCGCGACGCCAGTCCGGTCCGCGTGCGCAACCGCTGCGCCGTCACCGGACGGCCGCGGGGCTACTACCGGAAGTTCGGCCTGTCGCGCATCGCCCTGCGGGACCTGGCTCTCCGCGGCGAGCTCCCCGGCGTCATCAAGGCGAGCTGGTAG
- a CDS encoding PQQ-binding-like beta-propeller repeat protein, which yields MGRASKSGRFEARDGRRPIGKGTATLLALGAMTFGSAAQGSDWPQWRGPNRDGQAVGGRLPAELPVALDQLWKVPVGGGQSSPIVVGDRVFIHARQGEDEVVLALSASTGEELWRHSYAVSYAPRTAAIQYGPGPKSTMLAEGDSVYSFGIRERLLALDADSGEVRWQKTFDDLYTEPYPIWGTASSPLIEGNLLIVPIGTTGNEQQGDEGALIAYDKTTGKEVWRADGPPAYASPVAFDHGGVRQIVTLDDVSFFGVGATDGDPLWSLPFTTAFQQNTPTTLRYDGNFILSGYQWGTAAIKVEPPAKPGGAWAVSEVWKTTDAELYMDSPVLVGDHLYFRSNKRAGTFVCLDPATGELVWQGPGRWASYASVIAVDDRLLVLTDEAELKVIAADPSGYRELASWEVADSTTWSHVALSGSRVFVKDEEHLAAFDLASTRVTEAGDQPARTTSAPADVAAGSREDTEAVKVAVRAMLKAMAEGDMDLMWTYLGEDFRSYSGADKDVFRDYLGSTAGSKTPSDEMVVEWENGTAKVTGTRWITTTGLDFGLEMLVNRRDGRWLVTWMDFDSRRIHGQE from the coding sequence ATGGGCAGAGCATCGAAGTCGGGACGTTTCGAGGCAAGGGACGGACGCCGGCCGATCGGAAAAGGAACGGCCACGCTGCTCGCCCTCGGAGCGATGACGTTCGGCTCTGCCGCGCAGGGCTCCGACTGGCCGCAGTGGCGGGGGCCGAATCGCGACGGGCAGGCGGTTGGTGGCCGACTCCCTGCCGAACTTCCCGTGGCCCTCGACCAGCTCTGGAAGGTTCCGGTCGGGGGCGGTCAGTCCTCGCCCATCGTGGTCGGCGACCGCGTCTTCATTCACGCGCGGCAGGGCGAAGACGAAGTCGTGCTCGCCCTTTCGGCTTCGACCGGCGAGGAACTCTGGCGCCACAGCTACGCGGTTTCCTATGCGCCCAGAACCGCGGCAATCCAGTACGGCCCGGGTCCGAAGTCCACGATGCTGGCGGAAGGCGACTCGGTCTACAGCTTCGGCATCAGGGAGCGCCTCTTGGCCCTGGACGCGGACTCAGGCGAAGTACGCTGGCAGAAGACCTTCGACGACCTCTACACCGAGCCCTACCCGATCTGGGGAACCGCGTCGTCGCCGCTGATTGAGGGCAATCTGCTGATCGTGCCGATCGGCACGACGGGCAACGAGCAGCAGGGAGACGAGGGCGCCCTGATCGCCTACGACAAGACGACCGGCAAGGAAGTGTGGCGCGCCGACGGGCCGCCCGCGTACGCCTCGCCCGTGGCGTTCGATCATGGCGGGGTGCGGCAGATCGTGACGCTGGACGACGTGTCCTTCTTCGGCGTCGGGGCGACGGACGGCGATCCGCTGTGGTCGCTCCCCTTCACGACGGCCTTCCAGCAGAACACGCCCACCACGCTCCGCTACGACGGCAACTTCATCCTCTCGGGCTACCAGTGGGGGACCGCCGCGATCAAGGTCGAACCGCCGGCCAAGCCCGGCGGCGCCTGGGCCGTGAGCGAGGTCTGGAAGACGACCGACGCGGAGCTCTACATGGACTCGCCGGTGCTGGTCGGCGACCATCTGTACTTCCGCTCGAACAAGAGGGCCGGCACCTTCGTCTGTCTCGACCCCGCCACCGGGGAACTCGTCTGGCAGGGACCGGGCCGGTGGGCGTCGTACGCGTCGGTGATCGCGGTCGACGACCGCCTGCTCGTGCTCACGGACGAGGCGGAACTCAAGGTGATCGCGGCGGATCCGTCCGGATACAGGGAACTGGCTTCCTGGGAAGTGGCCGACAGCACGACCTGGTCCCATGTGGCGCTCTCCGGGTCCCGGGTCTTCGTGAAGGACGAAGAGCACCTGGCGGCTTTCGATCTGGCTTCTACGCGGGTCACGGAGGCGGGGGACCAGCCGGCCCGGACGACCTCCGCTCCTGCTGACGTGGCCGCCGGGTCCAGGGAGGACACGGAAGCCGTCAAGGTCGCGGTGCGTGCGATGCTGAAGGCCATGGCGGAGGGCGACATGGACCTCATGTGGACCTACCTGGGCGAGGACTTCAGGTCCTACAGCGGCGCCGACAAGGATGTCTTCCGTGACTACCTCGGGTCGACTGCCGGTAGCAAGACGCCGAGCGACGAGATGGTGGTCGAGTGGGAGAATGGCACGGCGAAGGTCACCGGAACAAGGTGGATCACCACCACCGGGCTGGACTTCGGACTCGAGATGCTGGTGAACAGGCGCGACGGCAGGTGGCTCGTCACCTGGATGGACTTCGACTCCAGGCGCATCCATGGCCAGGAGTAG
- a CDS encoding GNAT family N-acetyltransferase yields the protein MEIMQATEAHAQKWADEVADLVYETGPTTYEYQFGGREFYDEIVKASWPLAGTLFGYDCTTIAVEGEELLAIEIGFRGPEFATRKKTLGPLWAPLIESGRVTREQLGEIGRAAYLASYLNVAIPSAVYYVHALAVVESRRGEGIGKQLMHRAIDDSKKEGLRGLHLDVLSDTPAVHFYNSLGMECLTETVAPVPHQHGIPMEMRMSLDF from the coding sequence ATGGAGATCATGCAGGCAACCGAGGCTCACGCCCAGAAGTGGGCGGACGAAGTCGCGGACCTCGTCTACGAGACCGGGCCGACGACCTACGAGTACCAGTTCGGAGGGCGGGAGTTCTACGACGAGATCGTCAAGGCCTCGTGGCCCTTGGCGGGCACGCTGTTCGGCTACGACTGCACGACGATCGCGGTCGAAGGCGAGGAACTGCTTGCGATCGAAATCGGCTTCCGCGGTCCGGAGTTCGCCACGCGCAAGAAGACGCTGGGCCCCCTCTGGGCGCCGCTGATCGAGTCGGGTCGGGTGACGAGGGAGCAGCTCGGCGAGATCGGACGGGCCGCCTATCTGGCCAGCTACCTGAATGTGGCGATTCCGTCGGCGGTCTACTACGTGCACGCGCTCGCCGTGGTGGAGTCGCGGCGCGGTGAGGGGATCGGCAAGCAGTTGATGCACAGGGCGATCGACGACTCGAAGAAGGAGGGTCTTCGCGGTCTGCACCTCGACGTGCTTTCGGACACGCCCGCGGTCCACTTCTACAACTCGCTGGGCATGGAGTGCCTAACCGAAACGGTGGCGCCCGTCCCCCACCAGCACGGCATCCCGATGGAGATGCGGATGTCGCTCGACTTCTAG
- the mauD gene encoding methylamine dehydrogenase accessory protein MauD, which produces MTTSVAILLAIMGFAILCLAVVTFALARQVGVIHQRIGPVGALALSKTVRVGEKSPEFQLDTLDGEAIVLGAPDPDGRSTLITFLTPKCPVCAQLLPALRSIARDESNWLRLVFASDGDPAQHAEFRNRSRLDDFAYVLSPELGMTYEIGKLPYGVLLDENGFVAAQGLTNSREHVESLFEAKRLGVSSIQEFLEHQEEGRVLIAGGSQQPS; this is translated from the coding sequence TTGACGACCTCCGTCGCCATCCTGCTCGCGATCATGGGTTTCGCGATTCTCTGCCTGGCGGTGGTGACGTTCGCGCTCGCCCGCCAGGTCGGCGTGATCCACCAGCGGATCGGCCCGGTCGGCGCGCTCGCCCTGAGCAAGACGGTGCGGGTCGGCGAGAAGTCGCCGGAGTTCCAACTCGACACCCTGGACGGAGAAGCGATCGTCCTGGGTGCTCCCGATCCGGATGGAAGAAGTACGCTGATCACGTTCCTTACGCCCAAGTGCCCGGTGTGCGCCCAGCTCCTTCCGGCGCTCCGATCCATCGCGCGGGACGAGTCGAACTGGCTCCGACTCGTTTTCGCGAGCGACGGCGATCCGGCGCAGCATGCTGAGTTTCGCAACAGGAGCCGGCTCGACGACTTCGCCTACGTGCTCTCGCCGGAACTCGGCATGACCTACGAGATCGGCAAGCTCCCGTACGGCGTGCTGCTCGACGAGAACGGGTTCGTCGCGGCGCAGGGGCTCACGAACAGCCGGGAGCACGTGGAGAGCCTGTTCGAGGCGAAGAGGCTGGGCGTCAGTTCGATACAGGAGTTTCTCGAGCACCAGGAAGAAGGCCGGGTGCTCATCGCAGGGGGTTCACAACAACCATCGTGA